The Salvelinus alpinus chromosome 25, SLU_Salpinus.1, whole genome shotgun sequence genomic sequence taggatttcagatgggcagggactctgctgtgctagcttcagggggaagctggttcttccattggggtgccaggacagagaagagcttggtcTGGGTGGGAGAgctaagagacacacacacacacacggacatggacacacacacttactccctGCCTCCGGTCAACActgagtgtgtgtgggagggttTTGAGGATGCAGAACTAGAGGTTTTATGGGGGGAGTTGTGTtgatgctgccccccccccccccccacacacacacacacaaacacacaggtgcGTGGGCTGAGGAAAACCTCTGATGTTGTAGCCATACTCAGAAGCTTGTGCCTTCAGGACAGAACTACAGTATATTAATTAGAGTTCTGTGTCCCTCTGTAGACATGAGGAACAGTTGGGCTCACATGCTCCAGATACTGTTTTTCAAAGTAGTTattcactttattttttttatttttatttttttacatttacctcATTTGATGTACTGTCTGAATGTTgactttttaaaactttttttcttTGCATATTTCAACCTTTAATTTCAGCTCCTTACTTTTGTGTTTCTCTTGCAGGAGAGGTCTTTGACTACCTTGTTGCACACGGAAGGATGAAAGAAAAAGAGGCCAGGGCTAAATTTAGACAGGTAAGTACAGGACTTTTCCCGCAGTGTGCTGGATTCACACCCTGCCTGCCTGGCCATACGTCACAAGTCAGTGTCCTGACCCACCCAGGGTAGACTGCTGTCACTGTGGAGTGACACAGAGCTCCCCTCGTCTCTTATCTCTCTGGCACTGACGGTGAAACACTGGGGGTGtgctgcctacacacacacagtgctctgCAGTGGAAGGACAGGCACACTCAGAAATGTCTAGGCTATAGCTTCCTACTTCCCTAGTCTCACTGCAGGTTCATCTTACTGCAGAGTTTCACTGGGGGCACGGATACACTGATACATCTAGAGCAGATGCTCacacaggaagagaggagacacagtTTTCTCCCAGCTAGAGATGTCATGTCTACACCTTGTGGCTGAGATACTCTGTGTCTCTAGCTGTATATTCTCACTCTACACCACATCTCCTCACCACATCCTTCACccggggggaggggtgtgtgaaaACATTGTCAGGTGGAAgtctgtaactgtctgtctatctgtctgtttctatgtAGATCGTATCTGCTGTGCAGTACTGCCACCAGAAGCACATTGTCCATAGAGACCTGAAGGTAAGGAACCAGTGAGGGCCTGGCTGGGGGAGGGGTGAAGGGGGTGTatgtgggggagaggaggatgaagtcAGGTGGCTGGAGGCAGGCTTTTTACCTGCTCACATGTTCTCCGCTGCACAATATACTCACGTAAAGCAAGCATTCCATTTAGCCAGCCTATGTTATGCTGCCACGTGTAGAATAAATATTGATGCTCCTGTATTTTAATCTCGGTTAGCGTGAGTGGGTCGACCTCGGTGGGAGTGACTCTGTTCAGAgttcccatctcctctcctctggcgTCAGCCGCGTGTCCGCACTCTGCTTCCTCTGTAGAGCTTCATGAATGATCCATGAGGACAGAGATGTGAGAGCAGAGAGCAGCCATCTCcaccctgtgtgtttgtgtcactggggagaggaggaaacacagtTAAACTTTAAACACGACACTAACTTTGACTTGCAGAGCACTTTGTTTTTGTGGGGGGGTGTTCTGTAAAGGGCCCTCTTCAGGCATCAGTTGATCTTTTTGTGCCTCTGACATCTCTATATCTTATTGGAACTCTACTGTTATCATGAGTCTTTGAGTTATTCAAGTATTTGCTTTTACCTGTGACCCAGGTGGTCTGTTACCTACATCTATTATATTTCACTGCTATCTCTCACCTCATCCTTActtccattttctctctcttccctcctgtgTCTCTAGGCAGAGAACCTGCTGCTGGATGCAGACATGAACATTAAGATAGCAGACTTTGGTTTCAGTAATGAGTTCACCCTGGGGAACAAGCTGGACACGTTCTGTGGCTCCCCACCCTACGCCGCCCCAGAGCTGTTCCAGGGGAAGAAGTACGACGGGCCCGAGGTGGACGTCTGGAGCCTAGGGGTCATCCTTTACACACTGGTCAGCGGCTCGCTGCCCTTCGATGGGCAGAACCTCAAGGTCTGCAAAAATACTATCGCAAAAATACTTCCATCCTCAGTTCCTTTGTCATTGGGAGATTCATAGTCAATTAAACATATGGGTAAAATTTTAGATGAACAAGAACTCACAATTTCAGCGATGTCCTCATTGCCTGTCTCATtcactctttctccctgtctgtctctctgtaggagCTTAGGGAGCGGGTTCTGAGGGGGAAATATCGTATTCCCTTCTACATGTCCACAGACTGCGAGAACCTTCTCAAGCGCTTCCTGGTGCTCAACCCGGCCAAGCGGGGGACTTTCGAGGTGAGGGACGACAGCGAAAATGTAAATATTCGACACTTCTTTATTCACTCCGCCATGGCACTCCAGAGCATTTCTTTCCACccgccatctctccatccatccaccactCCTCGGCCTGGCATCTGCTCGACACTCTCTTTTTGTGCTGATTTCATattctccctttatctctctccgcTGTTGGCACAATACATAATTCATGATCACTCTTATTTTTATCCTTTTTGTTTCTGAGAACAACACAGACATTGTCTTAGTTTCTGTGTTCACATTGTGCGTGCTAGAATCCATCCTCATCCCTCTTGTCACCAGATGTTCAGATTAGCTATAACCTTGCATTGAAAGATGTCATTTAGAATAGGTGTCGGCCTCGTGGTTGTACGTTTCCTATTATCTTGTAAACCCGTCGTACACGACGGTCCTATTGATTGGCGAGTTTGTTTGAAAATGACATTATACAGACTTTAAATGGCGATTCTGCTTTCAAACAGTGGAGCATTTCTTAGAATCAAAATCTCTATCCAATCTTTTTCAAGCAAACCACAATTCACTTGATTTGAGTTCAATGATGTGAAAGTGAATTTAAGAGGTTTCCTATTGTTACACACATCCCCCTGCATCCATGTATACGTATGACTGATCATGATGTTAAAACCCTGAACTAAGAGgaccctggcctgtattacaaggactattttctttttctttcagCAAATCATGAAGGACCGCTGGATCAACGTGGGATCGGAGGAGGACGAGCTTACGGCTTTTGTAGAACCAGAACAGGACATCACGGATCAGAAGAGAATAGGTACTAAACAGGAGAAAAACTGCTCTTGTTATTGCGCTTCAGAAACTCAAGTGTGTAGGCAGCAGCAACACTGCAACAGAATCACTCTCAGTATTTAAACACTTTGAAAAGAAAAAGAAGAGATGCAGCATAAAAGCAGCCCTGTTTCTGCGAGAGCCCCTGAGAGAGGGTGAGAcacatgagacagagagagagcctcCACATCCTGCCCTGGATAAAAGCACTACAgcgggagagggaggggtagagagggcgTATGCTCTGAAAGATGTCCTCTGGAGTGTGGGGGTATTGCATAATAGCAGCTGGGATCTCTGTCAGAGCACATGTGTTAGAGGGAGATGCCAGTCACCTAgcgcaaagagagaaagagaggggggagattggATGGAGCACATGTTTCACTGAGGGCTCTGTAGTCTAGTGGAGGGAGATCACATGTTTCACTGAGGGCTCTGTAGTCTAGTGGAGAGAGATCACATGTTTCACTGAGGGCTCTGTAGTCTAGTGGAGAGAGATCACAAGTTTCACTGAGGGCTCTGTAGTCTAGTGGAGAGAGATCACATGTTTCACTGAGGGCTCTGTAGTCTAGTGGAGAGAGATCACATGTTTCACTGAGGGCTCTGTACTCTAGTGGAGAGAGATCACATGTTTCACTGAGGGCTCTGTAGTCTAGTGGAGAGAGATCACATGTTTCACTGAGGGCTCTGTAGTCTAGTGGAGAGAGATCACATGTTTCACTGAGGGCTCTGTAGTCTAGTGGAGAGAGATCACATGTTTCACTGAGGGCTCTGTAGTCTAGTGGAGAGAGATCACATATTTCACTGAAGGCTCTGCAGTCTAGTGGAGAGAGATCACATGTTTCACTGAGGGCTCTGTAGTCTAGTGGAGAGAGATCACATGTTTCACTGAGGGCTCTGTACTCTAGTGGGGAGAGATCATGTTTCAGGGGGCTTCCGATCTCTTTCACCCAGTCGAACGAAAAACTCCTCAGTGGGCTTAGTGAAGCCTTATCTTCCAAAACAAATTGaatggatagatagagagaaggatggatagatggagagaaggatggatagatggagagaaggatggatagatggagagaagggtggatagatggagagaaggatggatagatggagagaaggatggatagatggagagaaggatggatagatggagagaagggtggatagatggagagaaggatggatagatggagagaagggtggatagatggagagaaggatggatagatggagagaagaatggatagatggagagaaggatggatagatggagagaagggtggatagaaagagagaaggatgcAGAGATAGAGGGAACTGATGTATTATGGGAGCTGATGTATGATGGAACTACAGCTACGGGATCTTCCCCACCTGGCATGCTCCTCTCAACGTGATGCGAGCAACACAGCGGGGGAGGAAGTGATAGGTCGGGAGGCAGTGGAAGATGGGGGGGAGTGATTGGTTGGAAGGCAGCGGGGGTGGCAGTGATTGGTTGGGAGGCCTGTGTGTTacccactcctcccctccccccagcACTTTTCCTCCTCTGCTGATGGATAGggcgagagggaggaggggtgataaCACCTGAGCTGGAATGCAATGCTGACTCACTCATGATGAGGTTTCTGCTGCATTTAATAAGTGGTGGATTCGCTCTTGTCGTTATGGTGGAATAGGAAGATATAAATACACCATTGCTTTAAATGAGTCAGAGGACAAAGTGTGCATAATTGCTTATGAATTTTGTATTAACTATGTAGAACACACTAAGGATGTGGGCTGTTTTTGGTTGCTGACACTTGTGAATAAAGATCTTTCTGGTATTACGTTTGTTAACATTTTGGGTTGCAGGATTGGGGTCAATTTCATTAAATGAATAGTCCCTGAAAATAATAAAGTTGTTGACAATGGTTGTAGAGGTGAGGGCTGTGTATGTGAACCCATGTCTCTGTACTGTTCCAGATGTAATGGTGGGGATGGGCTTCTCTCCAGAGGACATCCAGGAGTCTCTGGCCAAGATGAAGTATGATGAGATTACTGCCACCTACCTGCTGCTGGGGAGGAAGTCTTCTGAGGTCAGAGCAACACCATAGATAGTTGTTGATATCTTCATTCTAGTGCAGAGTATATCCAGAGTCCAGTCTTTTTAACGTGTGTTCTTGTGACCTTTGACCCCTAGCTGGAGCCCAGTGAGTCAACCTCCAGTAGCAACCTGTCCCTGGCTAAGCCCCGGCCCACCAGCGAGCTCAATGGCCAGTCTCCCTCCCACCTCAAAGTCCAGCGGAGCATCTCCTCCAACCAGAAACAGAGACGCTATAGTGACCAGGGTGAGACACTCACAAACATTTAGAGGCAATTCTCATCTTTGACTCATGCTTTTTAGCTTAAATGTGAGACTAAAGATATTCAGTTCTATGTAGGCCAGTAATGTTTCTTTCTATATCCTTTTACTATTTCTTcctcgttttctctctcttctccagtgggtcagaatgtTCCCCAAGGGTCCGGATACCCCAAGAGGAGCCAGACCAGCACGGTCGAAAACAACATcaaagaggagggaggggtgcAGCTCCGCAAACCCAATACCCCCGGGGGGCGCAGTGTCCCCCCCTCCAGCCCCCTGCTGGGGAACGCCAACAACCCCAACAAGGCTGATATTCCCAATGGCAAGAAGGGTGCTACCCCCGTCTCCAACGTGAGTGTCTGCTATTCCATTCAATTAGCGATTCTAGAACATATTATGACACTTGAAGTGTGGATGAATCCCTCATTCTGATTTGATGATGTGTGCTGAATCAGCGTTTCTGTACCACCCTGCAGAATAACACTGGCTCTGGCGGGATGACGAGGAGAAATACGTACGTGTGCAGCGACAAGAACGCTACGGACCGTCTCTCTGTCATTCCCAATGGGAAGGAGAAAAGGTAAGGAACAGGCCGGAATGTTGCTGTGTTCACTGGCTGCCTGAACTAAACCCCTAGTGGCCCCTTTCACAGGAACCCTCCACATGGCATCAGCATTCAACACAGCACCTTCACTGTCCATCCCCCCAAGGGCACAGAGGAGAGAACTATGTGTAGGAATACTGTTATTATTGAGAGAAGTTATTAAAGAAAAACACAACAAGGCCTTTAGGGGAGAAATATCATCAATTTCTTGCTCTTCTTTTACTTGCCTTTCTTGGTTCCCTTTTTCTTCTCTTCTATCTATCTGGTTACCTCTTGGTCTGGTTGTGTCCCAGTATAACTGAGATGTCTGCCTGTGTGACGAGTAGTCCGTTCTCTGGCTTTGCCCACGTGTTGGCTGGCTCGTCCACCTCGGTCCAGCTGAGGTACCAggcctctggccctctctctgcctgcccctCAGACTCAGACTGGGCCACGCTGCCCCACTCCCACTGCACTCTGGACTTCTACAGGCCCAAGTAAGACGGCAGGCAGGGCCTCCAACTGTCTGTTTGATTTCTCCCCTCCCACGTGTAGACCACCTATTTCACTTTCTCAGGCCCTCTCTAACCCACGCAACGGCCCCACATCGACATCCATCCCTTTTATGGGCTATCTCTAACCGTTGTGATGatgacatctctccctctctgtaacctcTTATAGGAGACAACCGCACCCTTTATTATACACACAACTCTGTTCCCTAATCTCTCCATCCTCTGCTTGGACCTTGGAGCTTTGGTCTGACCCTGGTCTTGCCCTGGTATGGcactgggcccggtttcccaaaagcatcttcattaacgttgcacttgaaaacgctCGTAATGTAACGCCTGCCTAATGACCACTTGTAGGACAGCTAAGTGCGTCGTTAGATGTTTTTTTCCCTCCCGTGTCACTTTATACACAAaagatctccgctaaacatagaatcacatggtttatcTTTCTTTCTGTGACCACAGATAACTTAgaacaaagttgccaatgtctttgcaattgatacaaacaagcgATATATGAAaagatgcttcaaatgaaaaccgagatgactgcatcaaattataaatacagtaggctagaggtcgaccgattatgatttttcatcgccgataccgataccgattattgggggaccaaaaaaagccgataccgattaatcggtaaatttaatttttttttttgtaataatgacaattacaacaatactgaatgaacacttatgtCACGCTCGTCGTAACGTTGaagaatgcccacacagatcacaccctgaccaatcaaaacataaaacatacaaagcaaactctggtcaggccgtgacagtacccctcccccaaggtgcggactccggccgcaaaacctgaacctataggggagggtctgggtgggcatctatccgcggtggcggctctggcgctggacgtggcccccactccaccatagtcaatcccctctTCCGTGGCCTCCTAGGAATGGTGACCCTCCTAAATGACCCCACTccactgaggggcagctccggactgaggggcagctccggactgaggggcagctccggactgaggggcagctcatgactgaggagtagctcatgactgaggagtagctcatgactgaggggtagctcatgactgaggggtagctcatgactgaggggtagctcatgactgaggggtagctcatgactggcgggcggctctggcggctcctgactggcgggcgattctggcggctcctgactggcgggcggctctggcggctcctgactggcgggcggctctggcggctcctgactggcgggcggctctggcggctcctgactgacgggcggctcaggacagacgggcggctcaggcttgccgaggcgcactgtaggcctggtgcgtggtgccggaactggtggtaccggactggggacacgcaccactgggcgagtgcggggagcaggaacagggcatactggaccctggaggcgcacagtaggcctggtgcgtggtgccagaactggtggtaccggactggggacacgcaccactgggcgagtgcggggaggaggaacagggcttacagggctctggagacgcgcaggaagcctggtgcgtggtgttggcactggtggtactgggctgaggacacgcacctcaaggcgagtgcggggcgCCGGCACCGGAGGGCTGGTACGTGGTGCTGCCACAGGAGAGCAAgtacgtggggctgccacaggagagctggtgcgctgagctggcacaggacgtgcagggctagggaggcgcacaggaggcctggtgcgtggggctggcacagtcttcaccagacggctaacacgcacctcaggacgagtatggagagctgactcaggtgacatcaaatccccgacacgctccgtcgggcggatgtcgtgcctcatgcaccaaaccagcaaatccctaatttctctctcctccaatttccccattaaaTCCTTCACAGTCTCTGCTTCACTCACCCTGCTCACCTCCAACTCCACCCCGACTGGATCCGGTTCCATCCTCGGCTcctcacggtaagcacggggagctggctcaagtctcctacttgacccagctacactccccgtgtccccccccccccccccaataaattgttggggctgcctctcgggtttccagccgCGCTTTCGTGCATCCTCCTCATAacgccgcctctcggctttcgctgcctccagctctgccttggggcggcaATATTCACCCGGCTGTACCCCGGGTCCTTTTCCGTctaatatctcctcccaagtccattgttccacaaagcgctgttcctctctttcacgctgcttggtcctttgatggtgggttattctgtcacgctcgtcgtaacgttgaagagaggaggaccaaggcgcagcgtgaaatgaatacattctcttatttaatgaaacgaagaacacttaaacaaacttacaaaacaacaaacaaacgtgacgctatataataaacaagtgcagacacaggcaacttacacatagacatagacaataacccacaacccacaatacaaaacaggctacctaaatatggttcccaatcagagacaacgcaaaacacctgtctctgattgagaaccatatcaggccaaacacagaaatagacaaaccagacaaacaacatagaatgcccacacagatcacaccctgaccaaccaaaacataaaacatacaaaacaaactctggtcagggcgtgacaacttattttaacttaatataatacatcaataaaatcaatttagcctcaaataaataatgaaacatgttcaatttggtttaaataatgcaaaaacaaagtgttggagaagaaagtaaaagtgcaatatgtgccatgtaagaaagctaacgtttaagttccttgctcagaacatgagaacatatgaaagctggtggttccttttaacatgagtcttcaatattcccaggtaagaagttttaggttgtagttattatacgaattataggactatttctctctataccatttgtatttcattaacctttgactattggatgttcttataggcactttagtattgccagtgtaacagtatagcttccatccctctcctcgctcctatctgggctcgaaccaggaacacaacgacaacagccaccctcgaagcagcgttacccatgcagagcaaggggaagaactactccaagtctcagagcgagtgacatttgaaacgctattagcgcgcaccccgctaactagctagccatttcacatcggttacaccagcctaatctcgggagttgataggcttgaagcacagcgaagagcttctggcaaaacgcaggaaagtgctgtttgaatgaatgcttacgagcatgctgctgcctaccaccgctcagtcagacttaGTTAtcatcatagacttagttataacacaataacacacagaaatacgagtctTAGGTCATTAacatggtcgaatccggaaactatcatctcgaaaacaagttgtttattctttcagtgaaatacggaaccgttccgtattttatctaacgggtggcatccataagtctaaatattcctgttacatttcacaaccttcaatgttatgtcataattacgtaaaattctggcaaattaggcggcccaaactgttgcatatacactgactctgcgtgcaatgaacgcaagagaagtgacacaatttcacctggttaatattgcctgctaacctggatttcttttagctaaatatgcaggtttaaaaatatatacttctgtgtattgattttaagaaaggcattgatgtttatggttaggtacacattggagcaacgatacgcaccgcatcgattatatgcaacgcaggacacgctagtataagggatttgcgtcaattcaaatctggtatcaggacaaaatgtgattcagagtcaccgaatatactttaagtatttttattaaactcaagcgataaatggtaaatgtaattttcgtatatacgggttcactgtaacacctcgcagggtagaacagaaaactggcaggatgtaagtagctgttcttatactgtgatagacgtagttccaacccgtctgttggcctatcacagtataggctgagcgtggtttaaacttgctcagcctatcgccggcgctcaggctggtcccagcctcttggcgctccttggtgtccggcgctgttgctgtgtagattgcGCTCCCACATCCTAGAAACTGGGGCCAGACAGTTCTGTAACATTGTTtgagctatttgcacctgcatagaaagcatactgttctcgctcaaggttaaccacagcttctcagcacacttatctggggcaaaatgttacttccagcacacacacacagacacccaggcgcccaggccaacagttgctaatattcagtCACGTGATGTAGTATTGGGTTATAGCACAATAAACACAGATCCTCACAATTCCCCCTTTTTACACCCCTAAGGGGTGTAAATTAAAACAGAAACCATCAAGTTCAATGATCGATACATACATACCAGGTTGTTGATAAACCCAGGAACTTTAAACCTTTAATGACCATTCAGAACACGTTCTCAGTACCCTAGTAACATATTAGATAACATAGGGATTTTTAGGAGTCTCCCTTTTGACACCCCTAGGGTGTCACTCATTATCCTTTACTTCAGCGGTCACAGTATAGTAATATGTTAATAGTATTTCATGAAAATAGTAAAAcgttaattttttttaatttttatttttttaattttttaaccctttcacacgtaccatcacacgggtgtgatcgttctacagtggtccctgaggcgtacgatcacacccgtgtgattagaacactcatttagaacgctcgtttagaacggccagtttcgaatgacgcaacaatcagcgtttgagctggccacacttttttcagaaactatttacacaaacacagtccttacaaagttatgtccagaatgtgagcagtttattttttggattcaatgttcagatattcacagaagtatatatagcataacacaatcatcctaaccgggaaaatgtaggctacaatagtcctagcgctaactgaggaaagattgacccaacacaagcagtcatattttctaactctaggctgacataaactacaatatgaattagctaatagcaattactatgtataattaatcacatcacgggtgagctcaccattgatcgaaataattaggtaaaacactttatagaaatcgaaagtaatccgatgaTTAGTTTCAGCGTGCAGCCATGCAtttttcctcacagaaaccgaagataataagagaagacgagatgagtttggtctgtttatagtatgcatgttgaaggggtgtgtcatctaccgtcgttcacatcccaccattcatttccggaagtcctcaaaGAATTTGTGAACTCttacctcattttgttataacatctttggtcaaacagacgattacgtgaaacccagaatgcattgtatgtcaacaaacatggctacacagctggaattagcttagctcatcataatcagtacaaccttcaaaaaaattattttacacacataatatgtgcccattacaatctgtgcaagaatcggaatgcatgatttgtcacctagaattgaaaacatgtgaataaaaccgtaaatacacaaataattgccacacgaaacattttctgatagtgatttattgatacaagtggcgcgtgccggTAGTCAAACACGTACCCTCtcactctgagccattcagtgttgttgtttatgtatgtagatagtgagctaagctgtagcattagcaatgtctttcaaaaggagacaactcacaaatgtgaaaattctggagattttttaaaattctgacaatgagtctgcgtatgaaagtcaggaatcagattctgacagtgacagtgaggagctgccctccaaccttgtagccattgagaaccctgaatctgaatttcccttgtccactgacgaagtaccagttccctttgaagatgctggtggtgatggaggcagaccgacagtggatgaagtacaggagttctgtggtagctggaaggccaccagtcatttcatccctcctggccctgctgtttgctttgacgagtcccagtctggagtgcaacgccccttgccatttccaactgaggcagagtgcttcaagttgtttctgacagaggagctggtgggagacatagtagaggagaccaatcgctatgccttggagctacaggagaagagagagccaggagtgagggggaaactcgctaaatgggtgacaaccacaattagtgaaatgtataccttcctggtgacagtcctcctcatggggatagtaaagaagaactccctaagagaatactggagcacagatcctatgtttgcaactcccttctttgccaccctcttttcccaagaacgcttcctagttctgctgcgatgcctgcatttcgtcaacaatgctactgccatcttaagtgacccgttatacaaaataagaaatgttctaACCAGCCTGGCATCAGCATTTGGTCGGGTCTTTGTGCCATACAAGGACCTATGCATTGATGAGTCCCTGATGTTATGGAAAGGTAGGCTGGCGTTCCGTCAATATATTCCCTCCAAAAGGCACAGGTTTGGAGTCAAGTTCTTTGTCATGTGCGACGTGAAGACAGGATTTGTCCAGGATATTATAGTTTACACAGGGTCCACCACTGACATCAAACATTATGAGGGGCTTGGGGTGTCCGGGTCCGTAGTGATGACCATGCTGGCTCCTCATCTCGGCAAGGGACACACTTTGTACGTGGACAATTGGTACAGCAGTCCCACACTCTTCCAGCATCTGCTctccaacagcacaggggcctgtggcacagtcaggtcgaacaggaaggggatgccAGGATTCGGATGCAGGAAGAtgcagagaggggaggtggagttccagaagaatggtcaacagctggcagtaaagtggcatgacaaaagagatgtccatgtcctctccactgtccatacagcaaccatgtcggccacagggaaggtggatcacctgactggagagagaaagatcaaACCAGATTGTGTGCTCgacta encodes the following:
- the LOC139553479 gene encoding MAP/microtubule affinity-regulating kinase 3-like isoform X16 is translated as MSYPHKNERVIWLNGIQIASTKMTGSPSMKRPPITIHTSHSNGRQEVTTRSVRSGVRTRNSGADEQPHVGNYRLLKTIGKGNFAKVKLARHILTGREVAIKIIDKTQLNPNSLQKLFREVRIMKLLNHPNIVKLFEVIETERTLYLVMEYASGGEVFDYLVAHGRMKEKEARAKFRQIVSAVQYCHQKHIVHRDLKAENLLLDADMNIKIADFGFSNEFTLGNKLDTFCGSPPYAAPELFQGKKYDGPEVDVWSLGVILYTLVSGSLPFDGQNLKELRERVLRGKYRIPFYMSTDCENLLKRFLVLNPAKRGTFEVRDDSENQIMKDRWINVGSEEDELTAFVEPEQDITDQKRIDVMVGMGFSPEDIQESLAKMKYDEITATYLLLGRKSSELEPSESTSSSNLSLAKPRPTSELNGQSPSHLKVQRSISSNQKQRRYSDQVGQNVPQGSGYPKRSQTSTVENNIKEEGGVQLRKPNTPGGRSVPPSSPLLGNANNPNKADIPNGKKGATPVSNNNTGSGGMTRRNTYVCSDKNATDRLSVIPNGKEKSVAVSPGQRNPVVSTHSITSATTPDRLRFPRGTASRSTFHGGQLREHRTATYNGPPASPTLSDDDARLTQTRSRGSSNLFSKLTSKLTRRVSIDPAKRQTAKSGPAIPSSQGAKTLIAMYLGIRKGKIKTVNPAPLDSLGV
- the LOC139553479 gene encoding MAP/microtubule affinity-regulating kinase 3-like isoform X14 — its product is MSYPHKNERVIWLNGIQIASTKMTGSPSMKRPPITIHTSHSNGRQEVTTRSVRSGVRTRNSGADEQPHVGNYRLLKTIGKGNFAKVKLARHILTGREVAIKIIDKTQLNPNSLQKLFREVRIMKLLNHPNIVKLFEVIETERTLYLVMEYASGGEVFDYLVAHGRMKEKEARAKFRQIVSAVQYCHQKHIVHRDLKAENLLLDADMNIKIADFGFSNEFTLGNKLDTFCGSPPYAAPELFQGKKYDGPEVDVWSLGVILYTLVSGSLPFDGQNLKELRERVLRGKYRIPFYMSTDCENLLKRFLVLNPAKRGTFEVRDDSENQIMKDRWINVGSEEDELTAFVEPEQDITDQKRIDVMVGMGFSPEDIQESLAKMKYDEITATYLLLGRKSSELEPSESTSSSNLSLAKPRPTSELNGQSPSHLKVQRSISSNQKQRRYSDQVGQNVPQGSGYPKRSQTSTVENNIKEEGGVQLRKPNTPGGRSVPPSSPLLGNANNPNKADIPNGKKGATPVSNNNTGSGGMTRRNTYVCSDKNATDRLSVIPNGKEKSVAVSPGQRNPVVSTHSITSATTPDRLRFPRGTASRSTFHGGQLREHRTATYNGPPASPTLSDDDARLTQTRSRGSSNLFSKLTSKLTRRVSIDPAKRQTAKSGPAIPSSQGAKTLKSQPSLRETGDLRAQVAMYLGIRKGKIKTVNPAPLDSLGV